Proteins found in one Cheilinus undulatus linkage group 9, ASM1832078v1, whole genome shotgun sequence genomic segment:
- the LOC121514465 gene encoding palmitoyltransferase ZDHHC7-like: MSSGHRLRDVEQQRPLLDREEEEEVEKRSNSASPNRLWFIQDCCGMVCAFITWSLVFFADFVVTFVMLLPSRSFWFAVLNGVIFNSLAVLALASHLRTMLTDPGAVPKGNATKKYMESLQLKPGEVIYKCPKCCSIKPERAHHCSICKRCIRKMDHHCPWVNNCVGEKNQRFFVLFTMYIAMISGHALALCGYQFITCIRVQWGECSDFSPPVTMMLMIFLCMEALLFLTFTAVMFCTQVHSICNDETEIERLKNEKPTWERQTRWAGLRSVFGGQPSLLWISPFAGLKLPTLPPRHTWKGGAEFSV, translated from the exons ATGTCCTCAGGTCACAGGCTGAGAGATGTGGAGcagcagcgccccctgctggacagggaggaagaggaggaggtggagaagaGATCCAACAGTGCGTCTCCGAATCGTCTCTGGTTCATCCAGGACTGCTGCGGCATGGTCTGTGCCTTCATCACCTGGTCCCTGGTCTTCTTCGCGGACTTCGTGGTCACCTTCGTCATGCTGCTGCCCTCCAGGAGCTTCTGGTTCGCCGTCCTCAACGGGGTGATCTTCAACAGCCTGGCTGTGCTGGCGCTGGCCTCACATCTCCGTACCATGCTGACAGACCCG GGAGCCGTCCCGAAAGGAAATGCCACGAAAAAATACATGGAGAGTCTGCAGCTGAAGCCGGGGGAGGTGATCTACAAATGTCCAAAATGCTGCAGCATCAAACCTGAGCGTGCTCATCACTGCAG TATCTGTAAGCGTTGTATCCGTAAGATGGACCATCACTGTCCCTGGGTCAACAACTGCGTGGGGGAGAAAAACCAGCGCTTCTTTGTCCTCTTCACT ATGTACATTGCCATGATCTCCGGCCATGCTCTGGCTCTCTGTGGATATCAGTTCATCACCTGTATCAGAGTCCAGTGGGGGG AGTGCAGTGATTTCTCTCCCCCAGTGACGATGATGCTGATGATCTTCCTCTGCATGGAggccctcctcttcctcaccttCACAGCCGTCATGTTCTGCACTCAGGTGCACTCCATCTGCAACGATGAGACG GAGATCGAACGTCTGAAGAACGAGAAGCCGACATGGGAGCGCCAGACTCGGTGGGCGGGGCTTAGGTCAGTGTTTGGAGGTCAGCCGTCTCTGCTGTGGATCAGCCCCTTCGCTGGACTCAAACTACCAACTCTCCCGCCTAGGCACACCTGGAAGGGCGGGGCTGAGTTCTCCGTGTGA